Genomic segment of Kibdelosporangium phytohabitans:
ACAGGATGAACAACGGGATCAGCCCGAGGAACGGCAACGTGCGCAGCATCTGCACGGGCGGGTCGACCAGCGCCTGGCCCCACTTGGAGAGGCCGGAGATCACGCCGAGGACGAGCCCGGCCACGGCGCCGAGCACGAAACCGATGGCCACGCGGCGCAAGGAGACGACGAACGCCTCACCGAGTTCGCCCGTTCGGGCCAGTTCGACGGCCGACTGGAGGACCGTCCACGGGGAGCTGAGCTTGTCCGGCGGCAGGACACCGGTCGAACTCGCCAGCTGCCAGAGCAGGAGTATCGCAAGTGGACTGATCCACCTGCGTAGGTCGGGTGTTCTGCGGCGCCGCTTCTTCGGCGGCGCCGCAACGGGTTGGGCGGTCACCGGCTCGACCACGACGGAGCTCATGCCTTCTCCCCGCTGTGGGGCGTTCCCGTCGCATGAGCGGGCCCTGTGTGTGGTGATTCGCTCGCAAGCTCGCTCATGAGCCCCGAGTGTTCTCAGCCGGTCAGCCGGTGGTCAACGATTCCCAGATGGTGAACGGGGCTTCTCAGCGCACCAGTTCGTGCCGCACGATCGTCTGGTCGCGGCCGGGGCCGACGCCGATCGCCGAAACCCTGGCGCCCGACAACTCCTCCAACCGTTCGACGTACGCCCGTGCGTTCGCCGGGAGTTCACCGAACTCCCGGCACTGGCTGATGTCCTCCCACCAGCCCGGCATCTCCTCGTACACCGGGATGGCGTGGTGCACGTCGGTCTGCGTCATCGGCATGTCGCCGACCCTGCGGCCGTCCACTTCGTACCCGACGCAGATCGGCACGGTGTCCAAACCGGACAGCACGTCCAGCTTGGTCAGGAAGTAGTCGGTGATGCCGTTGACCCTGGCGGCGTACCGCGCGATCACCGCGTCGAACCAGCCGGTGCGCCGCGAACGCCCGGTGGTGACACCGAACTCGCCGCCCTGCTTGCGCAGGTTCTCGCCCATCTCGTCGGTCAGCTCGGTCGGGAACGGCCCGGAACCCACGCGCGTGGTGTACGCCTTCAGGATGCCGATCACCGTGGTGATCCGGGTCGGGCCGATGCCGGAGCCCGCCGACGCGCCACCGGAGGTCGGGTTCGACGAGGTGACGAACGGGTACGTGCCGTGGTCGACGTCCAGCAGGGTGCCCTGCGAGCCCTCCAGCAGCACGTTCTCGCCGCGCTCGAGCGCCTGGTTGAGCAGCAGGCGGGTGTCGGCGATCCGGCTGAGGAACTTGCTGCCCTGCTCCAGCACGGTGTCCACGACCTGGTTGGGGTCGAGCGCGCGGTGGTTGTAGACCTTGACCAGCACCTGGTTCTTGAAGTCCAGTGCCGCGTCGACCTTCTGGCGCATGATCTTCTCGTCGAGCAGGTCCTGCACGCGCACGCCGACGCGGGCCACCTTGTCCTGGTAGCACGGGCCGATGCCGCGACCGGTCGTGCCGATCTTGGCCTTGCCGAGGTAACGCTCGGTGACCTTATCGATCGCCACGTGGTACGGCATGATCAGGTGCGCGTCGGCGGAGATCAGCAGCTTGCCGGTGTCGACACCGCGCGCCTCCAGCCCGGACAGCTCCTCCAGCAGGACACCGGGGTCGACCACCACGCCGTTGCCGATCACGTTGTTCACGCTCGGCGAGAGGATCCCGGACGGGATCAGGTGCAACGCGAAGTTCTGCCCGTCGGGAAGAACCACGGTGTGCCCGGCGTTGTTGCCGCCTTGGTAGCGGACGACCCACTGGACGCGGTCACCGAACAGGTCGGTTGCCTTGCCTTTACCTTCGTCGCCCCATTGGGCGCCGATGACCACGATGGCCGGCATGTGAAACTCCAGGTGGATTCGGGCGTGCGAAATGCCGGTAATGGAGACTAGACCAGGAGCTCAGCGTGGGTGCACTCGTACTGGCCTGCGGCGATTCGGCCGGACACGATCGGTTGGCGGCGCTGACCGAGCGTGATGACGTCGAGGTGTCCGCGGTGCCTGCCACACCGGGGCGGACGGACGTGGATCCCCTGCTCAAGGGCCTCGGCGAGCGCCGTCTCGTGGTGCTCGGCACCGACGCGGACCTGGCCGCGGTCGTACTGAGGTTGTTGCGCAAAGAACTCGTGGACCAGGTGGCCGTGGGGTTCGTGCCGACCGGCGACTCCCCGGTCGCGGACCTGTGGGACCTGCCGTCGGACACGGGCAAGGCGATCGAGGTGGCGCTGCGCGGCGACGTCGACCCGATCCCGCTGCTGCGCGACGACGCCGGTGGCGTGCTGGTCGGGCTTGGCCAGATCGGGCCGACGCGTGGTGTCGGTTACTGCGACGACACGACGGCGCTGCGCGGCCGGGTCAGTGCGATCGAAATCACGCCCGACCCGACCGGCCGCAACGGGCTCGTCGTCCGCGTGATCCGCCGCGGGCTGCTGGGCAAACGCGTCAACGAGTACAAGGGCCGGGCGTTCCAGCTGGGCAGCCTGCCCGTGCTGCCGGTCAGGGACGGCGTGACCCATCCCCGGCAGGTGTCGCGGTGGACTTGGTACCGGCACACCTCGGATCTGCGCGTTGCCAGAGGGCTCATCTGAGCCGCAGGAGCACGGCTCCGGTGTTCCGGCGCCGTTCGAGGTCGGTATGAGCCTCAGCGGCCCGCTCAAGTGGGTAAACGGCGTGGATCTTCGCGGTCAGGCCGCTGTGCAGCGCCTGCTCGGCATCCGCGCGTTGCTGCTGCGGCGTGCGGCGCTGGAGCACGCCGGACGCGCCGACGACGGTCAGCCCGCGCTGCGCGATCAACGGCGTGTCGAGCTCGGGCCATCCTCCTGAGGCGTAGCCGTAGAGCCCGGCGCGGTCCTGGGCGACGGCGACGGCTCGCTTGCCGATTTCGCCGCCGACCGAGTCGAGGACCACGGTGGGCCGGCCCCAGTCCTCGTCGTCGTACGTGACGGCATCCGCGCCGAACTCCTTGACCGCGGCCAGCTTGTCCGGGCTGGTCACACCGATCACGCGGGCACCACGAACCCGTGCCAACTGGACCAGCATCAGGCCGATCCGGCCTGCCGCGGCGGTGACCAGGAGCGTGTCGCCCTCACCGACGCGCATCACGTCCAGCAGGCCGGTCGCCATGTCCCCACCGCCGAACACGGCCACCGCCTGCTCGATCGGCAGGCCGTCCGGCACCAGGTGCACGTGGTCGGCCAGCGCGAACTCCCCGTACCCGCCTTGAAAACCAGTTGTCCTGGCCACCACGCGCTTGCCGACAAGTGCCTGGTCCTCGGCCTCGACCACCTCGCCGCCGATCTCGAAGCCGGGGACGTACGGCATCGCCCACGACGGCACCGCACCGCGCCGCAGCAACGTGTCCGCGAACAGGACCGCCGCGACCTCGACCGCGACGAGAACCTGCCCCTCACCCGGCTCGGGCCGTTCGGCCTCGCCGACTTCCAGCACGTCGGCGCCGCCGAACTCGTGGACCCGGATCACTCGCATGTTTGCCTCCAAGCGAGACACTGTGTCTCTCATGAGGCAGACTGTCCGAGCGCTGGTCGGTGGCCAAGACGCAACCGAGACGGTCTGTCCCACTCCGGACAAAGGAGGCCGTTTGTCTCAGGAGAACCTGCGGGTGCGCCGAACCCGGATCTTGTTGCGCGACGCACTGGTCGACCTGATCGACGAACGCGGCTTCGACCGGATCACCGTCGGTGAGCTCACCACGCGCGCGATGGTCAGCCGGGCCGCGTTCTACCGGAACTACCGCGACAAGTACCACCTCGCCGAGCAGGTCTTCGACGACGCGCTCACCGCGCTGATGGCCACCGCGCCGGAGGACGTGCCGCAGCGCTGGACGGAGTTCTTCGACCACGTCGCCACCTACGAGCGGCTCTACAAGGCGTTGCTGAGCCGCAAAGCGGGCACGTGGTTCGCCGACATGATGCGCGCGAAGATGGCGTCCGTCAGCGCGCACCACCTGACTGGGAAAGATGGCAACGACTTGGCGCCGACCGTTGTCGGGGCGGTCGCGGTGCAGGCCATCACCTGGTGGCTGCTGCACGATCGTCCCTGTTCAGCGGGGGAGATCGCGGACCGGACCGCCGAGATGATGCGCGCGATCATCGACGTCGAGTTACGGCATCCGTCGTAGGGGTGTCACCCGAAGGTATTGCTCACGCTACCTCCGTCAGTCACGGTCGAGTGACCCACGACACGGAGGTGACATGATCGCCAAAAGTGCCTTACGGGCCCTGCTCCTCGTCGTCGCACTGCTGCTCGGCACGGCAGTCGCGGCATGGGCGACACCGCCAGGCATTCCCAGCGCAGCCACCGCACGTACCCAGCTCAACGGGCTGACAGTGGCTCCGGACGGACCGAGCACCGGCTACAACCGCGACCTCTTCCCGCACTGGAGCACCGTTTCCGGCTCGTGCAACACCAGAGAAGAAGTGCTCAAGCGCGACGGGACCAACGTCGTCGTCGACACCTCCTGCGCCGCCACGTCAGGCAAGTGGTTCAGCCCGTATGACGGCGCCACCTGGTCGGCCGCGGCCGACGTCGACATCGACCACGTCGTGCCGCTGTCCAACGCGTGGAAGACCGGCGCGAGATCGTGGACGACGTCGAAGCGCCAGCAGTTCGCCAACGACCTGTCCAGCCCGCAGCTGATCGCGGTGACCGACGACGTCAACCAGGCGAAGGGCGACAAGTCACCGGACGTGTGGAAGCCACCGCTCACGTCCTACCACTGCACGTACGCCCGGATGTGGATCGGCTCGAAGCACAAGTGGGCGCTGACCGTGAACTCGGCGGAGAAGTCCGCGCTGACCTCGATGCTCGGCAGCTGCTAGGTCAGATCTGGGGCGCGGCCGGGTCGGAGTCCTCGATGAACTTGCGGACCCGGTCGTACTCCTCGGTCTCACCGATGGCGTTGGCGGCTTTGCCCAGCGCCGCCAGTGCCCGCAGGAACCCCTGGTTGGGGCGGTGGCTCCACGGGACGGGGCCGAAACCCTTCCAGCCGTTGCGGCGCAACTGGTCCAGGCCGCGGTGGTAGCCGGTGCGGGCGTAGGCGTACGCGGCGACGTGCTCGCCCTTCTCGAGGGCCTGCTCGGCCAGCGCAGCCCAGGCCTCGCTGAAGTCCGGCCAGGCAGCGGCGACCTCGGCCGCGTCCTTGCCCGACTCGATGGCGGCCTGCTGCTCAGCACGTTCGGGCAGCAGCGTGGGTTCGGGGCCAAGCAGGTTGTTCGACATGGCCCCATCCAATCAGCCCAGCAGACTGGCGAGCGCCCCGAGGGTGGCCAGTGCGAGACAGGCGAGGATCACGACCGCGACGAGGCGTTTCGGCATCATCCGAGCACTGTTCACCGCGACCGGTTGCGCGACAAGGAAGCTCACCCGCCCGAACGGGTGACTTGCGTTCCTCGCCCAGCGGTCGGAAGAAATGTGCAAGCGCCCGGCGGCACATTGAGTGCGACAGCGATCGTGGGAGGGGAATCATGTCGAAGTTCACTCGTGTCAGAGGGGTCGCGGCGATCGCCGCGTTGAGCGCGGCAGCCGTGCTGCCCGTGGCGTCCACCACCGCGTCGGC
This window contains:
- a CDS encoding adenylosuccinate synthase, whose translation is MPAIVVIGAQWGDEGKGKATDLFGDRVQWVVRYQGGNNAGHTVVLPDGQNFALHLIPSGILSPSVNNVIGNGVVVDPGVLLEELSGLEARGVDTGKLLISADAHLIMPYHVAIDKVTERYLGKAKIGTTGRGIGPCYQDKVARVGVRVQDLLDEKIMRQKVDAALDFKNQVLVKVYNHRALDPNQVVDTVLEQGSKFLSRIADTRLLLNQALERGENVLLEGSQGTLLDVDHGTYPFVTSSNPTSGGASAGSGIGPTRITTVIGILKAYTTRVGSGPFPTELTDEMGENLRKQGGEFGVTTGRSRRTGWFDAVIARYAARVNGITDYFLTKLDVLSGLDTVPICVGYEVDGRRVGDMPMTQTDVHHAIPVYEEMPGWWEDISQCREFGELPANARAYVERLEELSGARVSAIGVGPGRDQTIVRHELVR
- a CDS encoding alcohol dehydrogenase catalytic domain-containing protein, yielding MRVIRVHEFGGADVLEVGEAERPEPGEGQVLVAVEVAAVLFADTLLRRGAVPSWAMPYVPGFEIGGEVVEAEDQALVGKRVVARTTGFQGGYGEFALADHVHLVPDGLPIEQAVAVFGGGDMATGLLDVMRVGEGDTLLVTAAAGRIGLMLVQLARVRGARVIGVTSPDKLAAVKEFGADAVTYDDEDWGRPTVVLDSVGGEIGKRAVAVAQDRAGLYGYASGGWPELDTPLIAQRGLTVVGASGVLQRRTPQQQRADAEQALHSGLTAKIHAVYPLERAAEAHTDLERRRNTGAVLLRLR
- a CDS encoding TetR/AcrR family transcriptional regulator, producing the protein MSQENLRVRRTRILLRDALVDLIDERGFDRITVGELTTRAMVSRAAFYRNYRDKYHLAEQVFDDALTALMATAPEDVPQRWTEFFDHVATYERLYKALLSRKAGTWFADMMRAKMASVSAHHLTGKDGNDLAPTVVGAVAVQAITWWLLHDRPCSAGEIADRTAEMMRAIIDVELRHPS
- a CDS encoding HNH endonuclease family protein, yielding MIAKSALRALLLVVALLLGTAVAAWATPPGIPSAATARTQLNGLTVAPDGPSTGYNRDLFPHWSTVSGSCNTREEVLKRDGTNVVVDTSCAATSGKWFSPYDGATWSAAADVDIDHVVPLSNAWKTGARSWTTSKRQQFANDLSSPQLIAVTDDVNQAKGDKSPDVWKPPLTSYHCTYARMWIGSKHKWALTVNSAEKSALTSMLGSC
- a CDS encoding DUF3151 domain-containing protein; amino-acid sequence: MSNNLLGPEPTLLPERAEQQAAIESGKDAAEVAAAWPDFSEAWAALAEQALEKGEHVAAYAYARTGYHRGLDQLRRNGWKGFGPVPWSHRPNQGFLRALAALGKAANAIGETEEYDRVRKFIEDSDPAAPQI